The following are encoded in a window of Phaseolus vulgaris cultivar G19833 chromosome 3, P. vulgaris v2.0, whole genome shotgun sequence genomic DNA:
- the LOC137808187 gene encoding transcription factor bHLH18-like — protein MTQISSTIYLPEFGMEDPTLFHQYPMDSFPFQLDDFDFESFSASPKGSSSHKRLSSESTQNSSLTQSAETSVAPPRPTKQPKTTMSTWSAYGTDMMAPKAASSSSSKIISFDKSNASSVSSQQSQQFYKLDAAKLLKKPKIEIGYGESLDFAAVASQSSYDNDCFLGYDKEEKKAAVTMARNPTQAQDHVIAERKRREKLSQRFIALSALVPGLKKMDKATVLEDAIKYVKQLQERVKILEEQTVDKTVESAVFVKRSVVFTRDDSSYSDENSNQSLPEIEARISGKEVLVRLHCDKHSGRAAAILRELEKHNLTVQSSSFLPFGNNTLDITIVAKMDKDYCLTAKDLIRNLSQCLRQLS, from the exons ATGACACAAATCTCATCGACCATCTACTTGCCTGAATTT GGAATGGAGGACCCCACTTTGTTTCATCAATACCCGATGGATTCCTTTCCATTCCAGCTCGATGATTTTGACTTTGAGTCCTTCTCCGCGTCCCCTAAGGGTTCTTCCTCTCACAAGCGCTTGAGCTCCGAAAGCACACAAAACTCTTCCCTCACTCAAAGTGCTGAAACTTCTGTTGCTCCACCTAGACCAACCAAGCAACCCAAGACTACTATGAGTACCTGGAGTGCTTACGGCACTGACATGATGGCTCCCAAGGCTGCTTCCTCTTCATCCTCCAAAATCATCTCCTTTgacaaatccaatgcttcttctgtTTCTTCCCAACAATCCCAACAATTCTACAAACTCGATGCTGCAAAACTACTGAAGAAGCCTAAAATTGAAATTGGGTATGGTGAGAGCCTGGATTTTGCAGCTGTGGCTTCTCAAAGTTCCTATGACAACGATTGTTTTCTAGGCTATGATAAGGAAGAGAAAAAGGCTGCAGTCACAATGGCTAGAAACCCAACCCAAGCTCAAGATCACGTCATAGCCGAAAGAAAACGAAGGGAAAAGCTCAGCCAGAGGTTCATTGCTCTTTCGGCTTTAGTCCCTGGACTCAAGAAG ATGGACAAGGCTACCGTCCTAGAAGATGCTATAAAGTACGTGAAACAACTACAAGAACGGGTAAAGATCCTGGAGGAACAAACTGTGGATAAAACAGTTGAATCTGCAGTGTTCGTGAAGAGATCTGTTGTCTTCACCAGAGATGATAGCTCCTACTCCGATGAAAACTCCAACCAGTCACTCCCCGAAATCGAAGCAAGAATTTCTGGTAAAGAGGTACTCGTCAGGCTCCACTGTGACAAACACAGTGGACGAGCAGCTGCTATACTAAGGGAATTAGAGAAGCATAATCTCACAGTTCAGAGTAGCAGCTTTTTGCCCTTTGGGAATAACACTCTTGACATAACTATTGTTGCTAAG ATGGACAAGGACTACTGCTTGACTGCAAAAGATCTCATAAGAAACTTAAGTCAGTGTTTGAGGCAGCTTTCATAG